The Phoenix dactylifera cultivar Barhee BC4 chromosome 12, palm_55x_up_171113_PBpolish2nd_filt_p, whole genome shotgun sequence genome has a window encoding:
- the LOC103715495 gene encoding uncharacterized protein LOC103715495, whose product MDNGEVLEYDSPRPRSTGSYGGTSIHITALDGIVNVNSLFTLAVFVGLAWNPSDPTDGGLPSGDCAAGNRAEERLVFFHVLAFASFLFSSLVALSVRQAIRFVHPPPVGSRAARINRAALRGGILASAVGSVFGCGFLMMALVNVVEIKLGRLGCGGAAAVGAVIPLVTLIPAAMLIYTAIVFYAFTR is encoded by the coding sequence ATGGACAACGGAGAAGTACTAGAATACGATAGCCCGCGGCCGCGGAGCACCGGATCCTATGGCGGGACCAGCATCCACATTACGGCGCTGGACGGCATCGTTAACGTCAACTCCCTCTTCACCCTCGCCGTCTTCGTCGGCCTGGCCTGGAATCCCTCCGACCCAACCGACGGCGGCCTGCCCTCCGGAGACTGCGCCGCCGGAAACCGGGCGGAGGAGCGCCTTGTCTTCTTCCACGTCCTCGCCTtcgcctccttcctcttctccagccTCGTCGCCCTCTCCGTCAGGCAGGCCATCCGCTTCGTCCACCCGCCGCCTGTGGGCTCTCGCGCGGCGCGCATCAACCGGGCGGCGCTTCGCGGCGGCATCCTGGCCTCCGCCGTCGGTTCGGTGTTCGGATGCGGATTCCTGATGATGGCCCTCGTCAATGTGGTCGAGATCAAGCTGGGGAGGCTCGGTTGCGGTGGCGCCGCCGCCGTGGGGGCCGTGATCCCGCTCGTCACCCTCATCCCCGCTGCCATGCTTATCTACACCGCCATCGTTTTCTACGCCTTCACTCGCTAA
- the LOC103715496 gene encoding DNA replication complex GINS protein PSF1 isoform X1 yields MAFSDLSHLWHRQTNKKWIYLIMYGRRASQLLRELACSETGQLTTFNSDAFDQVIKECNEHNLQLQSLIRKIEDENLDIQTTRNEDHFGAVIHHLSLIRNKHCLMAYMYNRAETIQSLRWKVGPVLPQEIQEKLNYSEEEYFKNHSAAIESYMSELDLDLTVDMVPPKDPYIRVRVLDDIGEVCLGDHSISLTKHSLHFLRRTDAEPFISQGIMEEFLE; encoded by the exons ATGGCCTTCTCCGATCTCAGTCATCTCTGGCACCGGCAAACAAACAAG AAGTGGATTTATCTGATCATGTATGGGAGACGAGCATCCCAGCTACTGAGAGAATTAGCATGCTCTGAAACTGGACAGCTCACAACTTTCAAT AGTGATGCATTTGATCAAGTCATTAAAGAATGTAATGAGCACAACCTGCAACTTCAGTCCTTGATCAG GAAAATTGAGGATGAGAACTTGGATATACAAACGACAAGAAATGAGGATCATTTTGGTGCGGTCATACATCATCTTTCCTTAATCCGCAACAAACATTGTCTCATGGCTTACAT GTATAACCGAGCAGAAACCATTCAGAGCTTGAGATGGAAAGTGGGCCCTGTACTTCCCCAGGAAATTCAGGAAAAACTCAATTATTCAGAAGAAGAGTACTTCAAAAATCATTCTGCAGCAATAGAGTCCTACATGTCAGAGTTGGATCTTGATTTGACTGTG GATATGGTTCCTCCAAAGGATCCTTACATCCGTGTTAGGGTACTTGATGACATTGGAGAAGTGTGTCTTGGTGATCATTCGATATCTCTCACTAAACACTCATTGCATTTCCTTAGGCGCACCGATGCTGAACCATTTATCTCACAG GGCATTATGGAAGAGTTTCTGGAGTAG
- the LOC103715496 gene encoding DNA replication complex GINS protein PSF1 isoform X3, whose translation MYGRRASQLLRELACSETGQLTTFNSDAFDQVIKECNEHNLQLQSLIRKIEDENLDIQTTRNEDHFGAVIHHLSLIRNKHCLMAYMYNRAETIQSLRWKVGPVLPQEIQEKLNYSEEEYFKNHSAAIESYMSELDLDLTVDMVPPKDPYIRVRVLDDIGEVCLGDHSISLTKHSLHFLRRTDAEPFISQGIMEEFLE comes from the exons ATGTATGGGAGACGAGCATCCCAGCTACTGAGAGAATTAGCATGCTCTGAAACTGGACAGCTCACAACTTTCAAT AGTGATGCATTTGATCAAGTCATTAAAGAATGTAATGAGCACAACCTGCAACTTCAGTCCTTGATCAG GAAAATTGAGGATGAGAACTTGGATATACAAACGACAAGAAATGAGGATCATTTTGGTGCGGTCATACATCATCTTTCCTTAATCCGCAACAAACATTGTCTCATGGCTTACAT GTATAACCGAGCAGAAACCATTCAGAGCTTGAGATGGAAAGTGGGCCCTGTACTTCCCCAGGAAATTCAGGAAAAACTCAATTATTCAGAAGAAGAGTACTTCAAAAATCATTCTGCAGCAATAGAGTCCTACATGTCAGAGTTGGATCTTGATTTGACTGTG GATATGGTTCCTCCAAAGGATCCTTACATCCGTGTTAGGGTACTTGATGACATTGGAGAAGTGTGTCTTGGTGATCATTCGATATCTCTCACTAAACACTCATTGCATTTCCTTAGGCGCACCGATGCTGAACCATTTATCTCACAG GGCATTATGGAAGAGTTTCTGGAGTAG
- the LOC103715496 gene encoding DNA replication complex GINS protein PSF1 isoform X2: protein MAFSDLSHLWHRQTNKWIYLIMYGRRASQLLRELACSETGQLTTFNSDAFDQVIKECNEHNLQLQSLIRKIEDENLDIQTTRNEDHFGAVIHHLSLIRNKHCLMAYMYNRAETIQSLRWKVGPVLPQEIQEKLNYSEEEYFKNHSAAIESYMSELDLDLTVDMVPPKDPYIRVRVLDDIGEVCLGDHSISLTKHSLHFLRRTDAEPFISQGIMEEFLE from the exons ATGGCCTTCTCCGATCTCAGTCATCTCTGGCACCGGCAAACAAACAAG TGGATTTATCTGATCATGTATGGGAGACGAGCATCCCAGCTACTGAGAGAATTAGCATGCTCTGAAACTGGACAGCTCACAACTTTCAAT AGTGATGCATTTGATCAAGTCATTAAAGAATGTAATGAGCACAACCTGCAACTTCAGTCCTTGATCAG GAAAATTGAGGATGAGAACTTGGATATACAAACGACAAGAAATGAGGATCATTTTGGTGCGGTCATACATCATCTTTCCTTAATCCGCAACAAACATTGTCTCATGGCTTACAT GTATAACCGAGCAGAAACCATTCAGAGCTTGAGATGGAAAGTGGGCCCTGTACTTCCCCAGGAAATTCAGGAAAAACTCAATTATTCAGAAGAAGAGTACTTCAAAAATCATTCTGCAGCAATAGAGTCCTACATGTCAGAGTTGGATCTTGATTTGACTGTG GATATGGTTCCTCCAAAGGATCCTTACATCCGTGTTAGGGTACTTGATGACATTGGAGAAGTGTGTCTTGGTGATCATTCGATATCTCTCACTAAACACTCATTGCATTTCCTTAGGCGCACCGATGCTGAACCATTTATCTCACAG GGCATTATGGAAGAGTTTCTGGAGTAG
- the LOC103715497 gene encoding uncharacterized protein LOC103715497 isoform X2 — protein sequence MEKNPEDPEFWLPSDFLCDDFFLDGGEKSNREAEAAGNVDSCFPGEITFGFGSDPASPVESVTGTESDEEDYIAGLTQKMTRSFLQDDEKGTSTLPRHGSKIRVTAGSPQSTLSPWLASGRGSPSGPSLVSSPPSSPLEERTDDPWDMLYEAAGQVMRLRLNEQSVYGRGLLGPPRMPSPPICAPSKNTNPSVNANPGYHRTPVLTPQQLQEVQKQQLMKQQHSADRLVWQLRAKGSSGGGVYGGDGRCGGRPLGLPSSAWPPLQKQQQQQQQQPGSGMRAVFLTGSGARRESAGTGVFLPRRVGTPTVSRKKPGCSTVLLPDRVVQALNLNRVELGAQQRYPGGFVLDHDAPVGRSSSGLSHQKRNHLRPQPAAVTSQDIRLPPEWTY from the exons ATGGAGAAAAACCCCGAGGACCCGGAGTTTTGGCTCCCTTCCGACTTCCTTTGCGACGATTTCTTCCTCGATGGAGGAGAGAAGAGCAACAGGGAGGCGGAAGCAGCTGGGAACGTCGATTCCTGCTTTCCCGGCGAGATCACGTTCGGATTCGGCTCCGATCCGGCCTCGCCGGTGGAGTCGGTGACCGGAACCGAGAGCGATGAGGAGGACTACATCGCCGGGCTGACTCAAAAGATGACTCGTTCCTTTCTCCAGGACGATGAGAAGGGGACCTCTACTCTCCCCCGTCACGGCAGCAAG ATACGTGTGACGGCCGGTTCTCCTCAGTCGACGCTGAGCCCGTGGTTGGCCTCCGGGAGGGGGAGTCCCAGCGGCCCTTCGCTGGTATCGTCGCCGCCGTCGTCGCCGCTGGAGGAGCGCACGGACGATCCGTGGGATATGCTATACGAAGCCGCGGGACAGGTGATGCGACTCCGGTTAAACGAGCAGAGCGTTTATGGCCGCGGACTCTTGGGACCACCTAGGATGCCTTCGCCGCCGATTTGTGCCCCTTCCAAGAACACCAATCCCAGCGTGAACGCTAACCCGGGTTATCATCGCACTCCAGTACTCACACCGCAGCAGCTGCAGGAGGTTCAG AAGCAGCAATTAATGAAGCAGCAGCATTCTGCCGACCGTTTGGTTTGGCAGCTCAGAGCGAAGGGGAGCAGCGGCGGCGGTGTTTATGGCGGGGATGGGCGGTGTGGCGGTCGACCTCTCGGTTTGCCGTCTTCCGCGTGGCCGCCTCTCCAgaagcagcaacagcagcagcagcagcagcctgGTTCCGGGATGCGAGCTGTTTTCCTCACCGGATCTGGTGCCAGAAGGGAGTCCGCCGGCACCGGCGTGTTCTTGCCTCGGAGGGTCGGAACTCCAACCGTGTCCCGCAAGAAGCCTG GTTGTTCTACTGTGCTTCTTCCGGATAGAGTGGTGCAGGCACTCAACTTGAACCGGGTAGAATTGGGAGCCCAGCAACGCTACCCTGGTGGCTTTGTTCTCGATCACG ATGCACCGGTTGGCCGGAGCAGCTCCGGGCTCTCCCATCAGAAGCGGAACCA
- the LOC103715497 gene encoding uncharacterized protein LOC103715497 isoform X1, which yields MEKNPEDPEFWLPSDFLCDDFFLDGGEKSNREAEAAGNVDSCFPGEITFGFGSDPASPVESVTGTESDEEDYIAGLTQKMTRSFLQDDEKGTSTLPRHGSKIRVTAGSPQSTLSPWLASGRGSPSGPSLVSSPPSSPLEERTDDPWDMLYEAAGQVMRLRLNEQSVYGRGLLGPPRMPSPPICAPSKNTNPSVNANPGYHRTPVLTPQQLQEVQFYHLQKQQLMKQQHSADRLVWQLRAKGSSGGGVYGGDGRCGGRPLGLPSSAWPPLQKQQQQQQQQPGSGMRAVFLTGSGARRESAGTGVFLPRRVGTPTVSRKKPGCSTVLLPDRVVQALNLNRVELGAQQRYPGGFVLDHDAPVGRSSSGLSHQKRNHLRPQPAAVTSQDIRLPPEWTY from the exons ATGGAGAAAAACCCCGAGGACCCGGAGTTTTGGCTCCCTTCCGACTTCCTTTGCGACGATTTCTTCCTCGATGGAGGAGAGAAGAGCAACAGGGAGGCGGAAGCAGCTGGGAACGTCGATTCCTGCTTTCCCGGCGAGATCACGTTCGGATTCGGCTCCGATCCGGCCTCGCCGGTGGAGTCGGTGACCGGAACCGAGAGCGATGAGGAGGACTACATCGCCGGGCTGACTCAAAAGATGACTCGTTCCTTTCTCCAGGACGATGAGAAGGGGACCTCTACTCTCCCCCGTCACGGCAGCAAG ATACGTGTGACGGCCGGTTCTCCTCAGTCGACGCTGAGCCCGTGGTTGGCCTCCGGGAGGGGGAGTCCCAGCGGCCCTTCGCTGGTATCGTCGCCGCCGTCGTCGCCGCTGGAGGAGCGCACGGACGATCCGTGGGATATGCTATACGAAGCCGCGGGACAGGTGATGCGACTCCGGTTAAACGAGCAGAGCGTTTATGGCCGCGGACTCTTGGGACCACCTAGGATGCCTTCGCCGCCGATTTGTGCCCCTTCCAAGAACACCAATCCCAGCGTGAACGCTAACCCGGGTTATCATCGCACTCCAGTACTCACACCGCAGCAGCTGCAGGAGGTTCAG TTTTATCATTTGCAGAAGCAGCAATTAATGAAGCAGCAGCATTCTGCCGACCGTTTGGTTTGGCAGCTCAGAGCGAAGGGGAGCAGCGGCGGCGGTGTTTATGGCGGGGATGGGCGGTGTGGCGGTCGACCTCTCGGTTTGCCGTCTTCCGCGTGGCCGCCTCTCCAgaagcagcaacagcagcagcagcagcagcctgGTTCCGGGATGCGAGCTGTTTTCCTCACCGGATCTGGTGCCAGAAGGGAGTCCGCCGGCACCGGCGTGTTCTTGCCTCGGAGGGTCGGAACTCCAACCGTGTCCCGCAAGAAGCCTG GTTGTTCTACTGTGCTTCTTCCGGATAGAGTGGTGCAGGCACTCAACTTGAACCGGGTAGAATTGGGAGCCCAGCAACGCTACCCTGGTGGCTTTGTTCTCGATCACG ATGCACCGGTTGGCCGGAGCAGCTCCGGGCTCTCCCATCAGAAGCGGAACCA